One genomic window of Methanomassiliicoccales archaeon includes the following:
- a CDS encoding deoxyribodipyrimidine photo-lyase → MKEERIWYLGTGRDSKGPVVYWMSRDQRSVDNWALLHAQEIAISKASSLFVIFNLVPDFLGADERHYRFMLEGLREVESSLSKLGIPFILLEGDPKITIPGFVEENGISYLVMDFDPLRIKRNWKKQIVGDLDIPVAEVDAHNIIPCWVCSGKQEYGAHTIRPKIQRALPSFLDDLGSIKRRPYALAEEPNNDWERAYRKLDIDREVPAVTWLKSGQIASLEALGDFIEHRLESYDEARNDPNLEGQSGLSAYLHFGQLSAQRVAMEVSKSSASQMAKNAFLEELVVRRELSDNFCFYNHGYDSFEGFPSWARQTLDIHREDRRDYLYSRKELEDGRTHDDLWNAAQLEMVVRGKMHGYMRMYWAKKILEWTESPEVAIDAAIYLNDKYELDGRDPNGYTGIAWSIGGVHDRAWAERSIFGKVRYMSFNGARRKFDVDSYIENHLGKR, encoded by the coding sequence GTACCTTGGTACTGGTCGGGATAGTAAGGGACCAGTTGTATATTGGATGAGCAGGGACCAACGTTCCGTGGATAACTGGGCATTATTACACGCCCAAGAGATCGCCATCTCAAAGGCCTCCTCTCTTTTCGTGATTTTCAATCTTGTACCTGACTTCCTCGGTGCTGATGAAAGGCATTACAGATTCATGCTTGAGGGTCTTCGCGAGGTGGAGTCTTCACTCTCCAAGCTGGGAATTCCCTTTATTCTTCTTGAGGGTGACCCGAAGATCACCATACCAGGGTTCGTCGAAGAAAATGGTATATCGTACCTGGTCATGGATTTCGATCCTCTAAGAATAAAAAGGAATTGGAAGAAGCAGATTGTGGGCGATCTAGACATTCCGGTGGCGGAAGTTGATGCCCACAACATCATACCATGCTGGGTATGCTCGGGAAAACAGGAGTATGGAGCTCATACGATACGGCCTAAGATACAAAGGGCACTTCCGAGTTTCCTGGATGATCTGGGCTCGATCAAGAGGCGTCCCTACGCTCTCGCGGAGGAACCCAACAACGATTGGGAACGAGCTTATAGAAAATTGGACATCGATCGAGAGGTACCCGCAGTGACCTGGTTGAAATCGGGCCAGATCGCTTCACTGGAGGCACTTGGAGATTTCATTGAGCATCGGTTAGAATCATACGATGAGGCAAGGAATGATCCTAACCTCGAAGGGCAGTCCGGTCTTTCCGCCTATCTTCATTTTGGACAACTATCGGCTCAGAGGGTTGCCATGGAAGTCAGCAAGAGCTCAGCATCGCAGATGGCAAAGAATGCATTCCTAGAGGAACTCGTGGTACGAAGGGAGCTGTCGGACAACTTCTGTTTTTACAACCACGGATACGATTCATTCGAGGGGTTCCCTTCTTGGGCCCGTCAGACGCTTGATATCCACCGGGAGGATAGACGAGATTACCTATACTCGAGGAAGGAGCTGGAAGATGGAAGGACTCATGACGACCTCTGGAATGCTGCCCAATTAGAGATGGTGGTACGAGGGAAGATGCACGGTTATATGAGAATGTACTGGGCCAAGAAGATCCTGGAGTGGACCGAGTCCCCTGAGGTAGCAATTGATGCGGCGATCTACCTCAACGACAAGTATGAGTTGGATGGTAGGGATCCAAACGGATATACTGGAATAGCCTGGAGCATAGGTGGGGTACATGACCGTGCCTGGGCGGAGAGGTCAATCTTTGGAAAGGTGCGGTACATGAGCTTCAATGGAGCCCGGCGCAAGTTCGATGTCGATTCCTACATCGAGAATCACTTAGGCAAGCGTTGA